The Streptomyces sp. NBC_00102 genome segment CGCCGCCGAACAGGCAGGACTCCAGCTGCTCCTGGTCGCGGACGGCGATGACGACCACATCGGCGCCCTCGGCGGCCTCGGCCGGCGTGGCGGCGGGCACGGCACCGGCCTCGGCGGCGAGCGCACGGCGCTCCTCGAAGACGTCGAAGGCGCGGACCGGGAAGGCACCGGCGAGGCGGGTGGCCATCGGCAGGCCCATCGCGCCGAGGCCGAGGACGGCGGTGGTGGGGGTGTTCTCGGCGGACATCGGGTTCTCAGCGGACATCGGGTGCTTCTTCCTTGCGGGATGCGGTCGTGAGGGCCGCGGGGTCAGGTTCTCTTACGGGGCCGCCCCGGGAGTGACGCCCCTCCGGGGCGCCCCCACGGGCGGGACGGGTCAGACGAAGACCGCGTACAACAGCAGGGACATCGCCAGGCCCATCACCGCGACGATCGTCGACAGGGCCGACCAGGTCTTGATGTTCTGGGAGACGCTCATCCCGAAGTACTCCTTCGCCAGCCAGAAACCGGCGTCGTTGACGTGCGAGAAGAAGAGCGACCCCGCACCCACGGCGAGCGCGATCAACGAGGCCTCCACCGGCGGGACGCCCGCCGCGAGCGGCGCCATGATCCCGGCGGCGGCGGTGGTGGCGACGGTGGCCGAGCCGGTCGCCAGCCGGATCAGCACGGCCAGCAGCCAGCCGAGGACCAGCAGCGGCAGATGCGCCTCCGCGGCGAACTTGCCGATGGCGTCCGCGACCCCGGTGTCGACGATGAGCTGCTTGAAGCCACCGCCCGCACCGACGATCAGCAGGATCCCGGCCACCGCGGGCAGGCCCGCGGTCACGGTCGTACGGACCTCGGCGCGGTTGCGGCCGAGCCGGAAACCGAAGACCACCATGGCGACGAGCACCGCGATGAACATCGCGATCAGCGGGGTACCGAGGAAGTCCAGCAGGTGGTTGTACCAGGCGTCACCCGGGAAGGCGATGTCGGCGACCGACTTGGCGAGCATCAGCACCACCGGCAGGGCGACCGCCCCGACCGACACGGCGAAGCTCGGCAGCCGGCGCTCCGCACCCGGCTCCCGCCCCTGTTCGGCCTCCTTGACCAGCGAGGCGATCAGCGCGGCCGGGGCCTCGCTGCGCACATGGCGGGCGATGAACTTCCCGTACAGCGGTCCCGCGAGGATCACCGTGGGGATCGCCGCGAGCAGACCCAGGCCGAGGGTGGTGCCCACATCGGCGTTGAGCGCGCTGACCGCGACCAGCGGGCCGGGGTGCGGCGGCACGAACGCGTGCATGGTGCCCAGGCCCGCGAGGGCGGGCACGGCGAGCAGGACCAGGGGCGTCTTCGTCCGCTTGGCCATCACCACGATGATCGGCACCAGCAGGACGAGACCCACCTCGAAGAACATCGGCAGACCGATGACCGCGGCTATCAGCGCCATCGACCACGGCAGCAGACGCGGACCCGACCGCGAACCGATCGTGTCGACGATGCGGTCCACACCCCCCGAGTCGGCCAGCAGCTTGCCGAGGATCGCGCCGAGCGCGATCAGGGCGCCGGTGGAGCCGAGGGTTGAGCCCATCCCGGCGCTGAACGAGTCGACGACCTTGGAGAGTTCGGTCCCCGAGCCGATGCCGAGCACGACGGATCCGCCGATGAGGGCGACGAACGGGTGGAAGTCGAGGATCGCGATCAGCGAGACGATCACACCGATGGCGAGGGCGACCATGACGATGAGCCGGGTGTCGTGGCCGGTCCAGGGCTCGGTCGCGGCCGCGAGTATCTCTGGTCTGGTCAGGGCGGTCATGGACATGCGGGGTGCACCTTACGTCGTTGTAAGTGGTGGCGGACGAGCGGTTCGGGGCGGAAGGAGGGGGCGGCTCAGCAGCCGGCGGGACCGTCCTCGGCACCGGCGGGCGCGGCGGTGTCGTACGCGTCGAGTACGGCGACCTTCTCGCCGGACGGAGAGGCCTCGTCGAAGCGGTAGCCGACCCACTCGCGGACCAGCCGGCGGGCGAGTTCGAGGCCGATGACGCGCTGGCCCATGGTGAGGACCTGGGCGTTGTTGCTCAGGACCGCCCGCTCGACGGAGAAGCTGTCGTGCGCCGTGACGGCGCGGATGCCCTTCACCTTGTTGGCGCTGATCGCGACCCCGAGCCCCGTACCGCAGAACAGCAGGGCACGGTCGGCGTCCCCGTCGGCCACCACACGGGCGGCGGCCACCCCGATGTGCGGGTAGGCGGTGTGCTCGTCGGCCTTCACACCGACGTCGACGACGGACGCGACGCGCGGATCGGCTTCCAGGTCGGCCTTGAGGGCTTCCTTGTACGCGTATCCGGCGTCGTCGCAGCCGATGACGATGCGGAGCGGAGCGAGGGTCTGGTTCTGCGTCATGTCGGGGTTCCCGGGGGTGGTGGGGTGGTCGGGGGCGTTCGTGGCGCGGGCGGCCGTCGCGGGTCAGCCGGTCGTGGCGCCGGTGCCGCCGCCGAGCAGCGCCGCGACGGTGCGGGCGCACAGGGCGAGCGAGAGAGCGCCGGCGTCGGGGGTGCCGACGCTGCGCTCGGCGAGCGGGCGGGCGCGGCCCAGGCGCGGGGTGAGCGCGGCGGTGGCGTCGGCCGCCCCGGTGGCCGCGGCCGCGGCCTCGGCGAAGGCGGACCGGGGGTCCGCACCGCGAGCGACGCCCGCGGTGAAGGTGTCGACCAGCGGGACGAGCGCGTCGACGAGGGTCTTGTCGCCGGGCTTCGCCCCGCCGAGGGAGGTGACGGCGTCCAGCGCGGCCCGGGCGCCCCCGGCGGCGCGCACCCCGTCGGCTCGGCCCGTGTCGCCGAGCTCCTGGGCCAGGGCGCGCAGCGCGACGCCCCAGAGCACACCGGAGGTGCCACCGGCCTGGTCGGCCCAGGCGTCGGCGGCGGCGCTCAGCAGCGAACGGGCCCCGGCCTGCGCCTCGTCGGCCTCCTCGGCGGCCCGGACGGCCGCGTCGACGCCCTTGGTCATGCCGCGCCCGTGGTCACCGTCACCGGCGACCGCGTCGATCCGGCCGAGCTCCTCGGCGGCCTCGTGGAGCGCGGTGCGCAGCGCCCGCAGGGCGGCGAGGACGTCGGCCGCGGCGGCGCGGGACGCGGCGTCGCCCCGGACGACCGGGGCCTTCGCCTGCTCGCCCGGGTGGACGCGCGGCGCGTCCGGGACCTTCGGCAGCGGCATCCGGCGGAAGCCGGGGGCGTCGGCGGAGGCGCACCAGCGGCGCTCCAGGTCCTCGTCGAGCCACATCAGGGTGAGGGAGCAGGCGGCCATGTCGAGGCTGGTGACGAGCTCGCCGACCTCGGGGCGTACCACCGTGAGACCGGCCTCGGCCAGGGCGTCGGAGACATGGCCCCAGAGCAGGAAGAGTTCCTCGTACTTTGTGGCGCCCAGCCCGTTGAGGATGGCGGCGACGCGCGGGCCCGCCCCTTCCGGGCGCTCTTCGAGGAGCCGCTCGACGAGGGTGCGGGCGATCGTCGGGGCGTCCGCCATGTCGGCGTCGCGCACGCCCGGTTCGCCGTGGATGCCGAGGCCGATGGCCATCTTGCCCTCGGGGACCGTGAAGAGCGGGGTGTCGGCGCCGGGCATGGTGCAGCCGTCGAAGGCTATGCCGAAGGAGAACGTACGGTCGTTGGCGTGGCGGGCCGCGGCCTCCACGCCGTCCAGGTCGAGGCCCTCCTCGGCGGCGGCCCCGGCGACCTTGAAGACGGTGAAGTCGCCCGCTATGCCCCGGCGTTCGTGGCGGCGCTCGGCGGGGGCGCTGGCCACGTCGTCGGTGACCATGACCGTACGGGTGTCGATCCCGGCGTCCCGCAGCCGGGCCTGGGCCATGCCGAAGTTCATGCGGTCGCCCGCGTAGTTGCCGAAGGAGAAGAGGACACCCGCGCCGGTGTCGGCGGCCCGCGCCACCGACTCGGCCTGGCGGGCGGACGGCGAGGTGAAGATGTTGCCGACCACGGCACCCGCCGCGAGCCCCTCGCCCACCAGCCCGCTGAACGCGGGGTAGTGCCCCGAACCGCCGCCCACGACCACCGCGACCCGGCCCGTCTCCTGCGGCCGGGAGCGGACGACACCCCCGGGCACCACGGTGACGTGCTCCGGGTAGACCGCGGCGAAACCTCGCAGCTGGTCCTCGCTGAAGCGGTCGGGGTCGTCGAAGAGCCGGGTCATGGCGGGTGAACTCCCAGTCGGAGAGGTACGGGGGTGGGTGCGGGCGCGGGGGATCGCCCCGCGCACCGGGGGACGCCCGCGGGGTCTCGTACGCGCGGGTGTGGGGCCGCACGGAGAGGTACGCGGACGGGTGGGGCCCGCTCGCCGGGCGGCGGCGGGCCCGCCGCCCCGCCGCCCTGGGGCAGGGCCGGGTACGGGGGTACGACCCGGGCGGCGGGCGGCGGGGTGGGGCGCGGAACGGGGTGGTCAGGCCCCGGTGCCGCGCGGCAGGATGCGCCGGATGTACTCGCGGTTCGAGGCGGCCACGCTCAGGCCGTCGCCGCCGTAGTGCTCGACGCAGAACGCGCCGGTGTAGCCGTGCGCCAAGGCGATCCTGATCGCCTGGCGGTAGCTGACGAAGCCGGACTCCATCGGCGCCGGGGACGTCAGAACCGTGCCCGTGGCCGGGTCCTCGACGCGGTAATAGCTCTTCACGTGCCAGTAGTTGGCGTGCGGCAGCGTCTTGGTGACCATCGACTCCCAGGACTCGATGGGGCGCTGCATCCGGATGAGGTTGCCGAGGTCCGGGTTGAGGCCGACGTTGGAGCGGTCGATGTCCGTGAGCAGGGCGACGGAGGAGTCCGCGGTGCCGAGGTAGGTGTCCTCGTACATCTCCAGCGACAGCTCGACGCCCACCGAGGCGGCGTGGTCGGCGAGTTCGCGCAGCCGGGTGACGGCCTTGTTCCAGGTCTCCCGGTCGCCGACCGGGTCCTTCGGGCCCGGCACCGTCCAGAACCAGAGCACCGACTGCTGCTCGGGGGTGAGCGGCCGGTGCAGACCGACCGAGACGAGCGGCACGCCCAGCGCGGCGGCGGCGTCGATGGTGCGGTGCGAGTAGGCGAGGTTGTCGTCGCCGTCGACGGGGTCGATGACGCTGCGCCGGATCGCGGAGATGGCGGGGGCGGTCAGGCCGACCTCCACCAGCGTGGAGCGCAGCTCCTCCAGGCGGGCGGGGGCCAGGTCGCCGGGGCGCAGCCAGCCGTCCGTGAGGTCGACCTCGGTGAACCCGGCGTCCGCGACGTCCCGCAGGCTCGTGGCCCACTGCTCGGCGGTCTGCTCCTGGGTGGAGACACCGTCGGGTCCGACGTTCGGGAACTGCAGCAGGGCGGCGGCGATCGGCCAGGTTTCTGCGGTGTGAGTCATCATCGGCTCCCTTTCTCTATTTCCTATAGGATCTAGAATCGTAGAAGCTGTCAATGTGCTCCATCTCACGCACTGGTTCGCGGGGAGAGGGCCGGGCGCGGGGGCCGGCCGGAGGGATCGGCCCGGCGCCGGGCGCCGGCGCGGCTGCGGACCACCGCCCGGGCTCGGTTCAGCCGGGCCGGGCCGCCCGGTGGGTCAGTTCAGCCGGGCCCGGGCCGCACGGGCGGCACGCCGTATCGACTCCGCCGCCGTCGGCTCGATGCCGCCGATGACGTCCGCGTACTCCTCCATCTCCGAAGCCCCGCGCAGGAAGTCCCCGCGCTGGACGAGGAGTTGAGCGCGCTCGTACCGCAGGCGCGCCGGATGGGACGGCAGCAGCAGCGACAGCTCGACCGCCCAGAGCGCCACGTCGGAGCGCTCGGGGCGGGCCGCCGCCCAGGCCCGGACGTTGTTCAGGATGCGCAGCACGATCGCCTGCGGCCGGGCGGGCGTCGGCAGCGACTCGCGCAGCGGCACACCGGTCGATCCCGCGACCATCAGCTCGGCGTCCTCGCCGGTCAGCACCACGCCCCCGGCGAACGGATCGGCCAGCACGTGCTCCGCCGGATCGCCGAAGCCGACCACGAAGTGCCCCGGCAGCGCGACCCCGTGGACCGGGCCGCCCGCCCGCCGCGCCACCTCCATCCACACCACGGAGAGCAGGATCGGCAGCCCCCGGCGGCGCTTCAGCACCTGCTGGAGCAACGACGAGTCCAGCCGCTGGTAGTCGGGGGAGGCGCCGCAGAATCCGTACCGGCCGCCGAGGAGTTCGCCCAGCGCGTCCGCCCACTCCCGCGGTCCGGCAAGACCGTGCGGGAGCCGGCCCGCCAGCCGGTCCAGTTCGATCTGCGCCGCGTCGATGCCGTACGGATCGGGGTCGCCGGGCGGGGGCTCCGGCATCGCCTCGGCTCCCACCAGCAGGCAGAGCAGGGCGAGATCCGGCCGTTCCGAGCGGGCCTCCTCGGCGAACCGGGCCCGCCGCCCGGCCGCGGAGAAGTCCTCGGAGTCCGCTCCGTCGTCCACGGGGTCCATCCCTGACACCTGTTCCGCCGCTCCGAACGCCCGTGCCGTTACGCGGAACGGAAGTGGTGGTACCGGTGGTGGGTCACGAAGCCCATCCGGTCGTACATGGCGATCGCCCCGGCGTTGTCCTCCTCCACCTGGAGCCAGGCCGCCGAGGCGCCCTCCTCCAGGGCCCTGCGGGCGAGCGCGGTCATCACCGTGGTGGCGAGGCCCCGGCGCCGGTAGTCCGGGTTCACCTCTATCGCCCCGAAGCCGGCCCACCGGCCGTCCACCACGCACCGGCCGATCGCGGCGGGCGCACCCGCCGGATCGTCGCCCGGCACGGTCGCGAACCAGACCGACGGACCCTGGGACAGCACCCGGAGCATCGGAGCCGAGTCGGCTCCCGCCCGGTGGTAGCGCTCCAGCCACCGGGCGTCGGCGGTCCGGTCCAGCAGCACCCGCGAGACGTCCGAGTCCTTGTCACCGAGGGGGGCCAGCGCACCGATCCGCACCTCGGCGGACACCTCGCGCCGCCAGCCGTTCTCCTCCAGCGTGGCGCAGAGCGCCTCCTGGCTGTCGGCGGTGCCGGTGCCGGTCTGGACGTAGGCGGGCAGGCCGCGTTCGGCGTACCACCGCCGGGCGTGCGCCAGCGCGTCCGCGACCGGCATCCCCGGATCGCCCAGCGGCAGGACCGAGTTGGCGCGGCGGGTGAAGCCGCCCGCGGCGCGCAGCAGCCAGTCGCCCAGCGCCTCGCTCTCCACCGGCTGCCAGGCGCGGGCCGTCACCCGGGTGAGTTCCGCGAACGTGGCCGCAGGACCGGGACGGCGCGCGGGGGCGGGGGGAACGACCTTGCCGGCGACGAGCGTGGATTCCGCGATGTGGACGCCCTGCCCGTTCTTCGGTGTGATCCGGAGCACGCCCGAGTCCCAGGATGTGAGAACGCCGACGGTGTCCGTGAACCCGGCGCCCTCGGCGGCGTCCTCGCAACGGCGGCGGACGGACACGCGTTTTCCCACATCAGCCTGGGTAATACGGACCTCAAGGCGTCCGCCGACGGTGAATTCCACGGCTCCTACCGCCCCTCCTGTTCGGATCGTGCTGAACTACGGAGATACTAGGTGAGGGCATCATCGACGCCGCGCTCCCGCGCGAGAGCCAACGCCCTACCGAGGAGGAACGACAGCGTGACCTACGTCATCGCGCAGCCTTGTGTCGACGTAAAGGACAAGGCCTGCATCGAAGAGTGCCCCGTCGACTGCATCTACGAGGGTCAGCGGTCCTTGTACATCCACCCCGACGAGTGTGTCGACTGCGGCGCCTGTGAGCCGGTTTGTCCGGTCGAGGCCATCTTCTACGAGGACGACACCCCCGAGGAGTGGAAGGACTACTACAAGGCGAACGTCGAGTTCTTCGACGACCTCGGCTCGCCCGGTGGCGCTTCCAAGCTGGGGCTCATCGAGCGCGACCACGCCTTCGTGGCCGCGCTGCCGCCCCAGAACCAGTAAGCGACGGCCGCGGCCGCGCCACACCCGGCACAGACGCGGCAGCAGATGTGCCGCCCGGTCCCGTACGGCTCGTCACCGTGCGGGACCGCGGTGTTTTCGCCCGTACGAGAAAGCAGAGTTCCGTGTCCGCAGCACTCTCCTCCCGCCTCCCGGCATTTCCCTGGGACAGCCTCGCCCCCCACAAGGCCACCGCCGCCGCCCACCCGGACGGCATCGTGGACCTCTCCATCGGCACCCCCGTCGACCCGGTGCCCGAGGTGATCCAGCAGGCGCTCGCCGCAGCGGCCGACAGCCCCGGCTACCCGACGGTCTGGGGCACCGAGGAACTGCGCGACGCGCTCAGCGGCTGGGTGGAGCGGCGCCTCGGCGCGAGGGACGTCACCCACCACCACGTCCTGCCGGTCGTCGGCTCCAAGGAACTCGTGGCCTGGCTGCCGACCCAGCTGGGCCTCGGCCCCGGCGACAAGGTCGCCTTCCCGGCCCTCGCCTACCCGACGTACGAGATCGGCGCCCGGCTCTGCGGCGCGGACGCCGTCGCCTACGACGACCCGACCACGCTCGACCCGGCAGGCCTCAAGCTGCTCTGGCTGAACTCCCCGTCCAACCCGACCGGCCGCGTGCTCTCCGCCGAGGAACTCACCCGGATCGTCGCCTGGGCCCGCGCCCACGACATCCTGGTCGTCAGCGACGAGTGCTACCTGGAACTCGGCTGGGAGGCCGAACCGGTCTCGGTGCTCCACCCGGACGTCTGCGGCGGCTCCTTCGACGGCCTCGTCGCCGTCCACTCGCTCTCCAAGCGTTCCAACCTGGCCGGCTACCGCGCCGCGTTCATCGCCGGTGACGCGACCGTACTCGGCGAGCTGCTCCAGATCCGCAAGCACGGCGGCATGATGACCGCCGCCCCGGTGCAGGCGGCCACCGTCGCGGCCCTCGCCGACGACACCCACGTCGCCGAACAGCGCGCACGCTACGCCGACCGCCGTGCCGCCCTGCGCACGGCCCTGGAGAGCCACGGATTCCGCGTCGAGCACAGCGAGGCGAGCCTCTATCTCTGGGTCACCCGCGACGAACCCTGCTGGGACACCGTGGCGTACCTCGCCGGACTCGGCATCCTCGTGGCTCCCGGCGAGTTCTACGGCCCGGCCGGAGACCGCTTCGTGCGGGTCGCCTTCACCGCGACCGACGAGCGGGTCGCGGCGGCCGTGAAGCGGCTGTCCTGACCTCCTGACCGACGACACCTGATCGCGGGCGCCGGCCGCCCGCGAACGACGCCGAAGGGCCCCGGGGTTCGATCCCGGGGCCCCTCGGTGTCACGTGCTGTCCTGCGGGTGCGCGGGGGCTGCGGCGCCCCCGGCCGGTTCAGCCGCCGAGCGGCAGGGCGCCCGCGATGCGCTCGACGGGCAGCGAGCCGCCGGTCGCCTTGTTGGCGGCGCCACCGAGCACCTCGGCCGTCTCGCCGGTGGTCTTGCCGGCCTTCTCCTTGGCCTCGGGAGCGACCAGCTCGCCCGCCTGCTTCACCGTCTTGGTGGCGACCGGGACGGTCGTGCCGACCAGCTTGCCGCCCGTCTCGTTCAGCGTCTTCGCGCCCTGCTGGGCGGTGCCGTCGAGGGTGCTGCTGAGGTTCGCGCTGTTCAGGTTGGAAAGGCCCAGGTCAGGAGTCTGCGGGAGCCCCGCCGCGCTCGCGGCACCGGCCGCGCCGATCACGGGGGCGGCTGCGGCGAGCAGCAGGACGGCGCGGGCGATACGGCGGGTCAGGGGGAGGGACATGATGCTCCTTCGGCGAAAGTTCGTCAGTCGGTGCCGGCGTCTTCCGGTGCCGGCGTCTGCCGGTGCTCGGCAGCGCTCGTCCGGCGTTCGGACGGACTGATCAACTGCGCCGGGGGCGGGGGAGGTTGCGGTGCGCCGAGGTAAAGAGTCAGCAATGCGTCGGATAATCCGCACCCTGTACGCGTGATCCCGGCGCGGAGTTCCGCGCCGCCGGAAGTACCGTCACTTCCCTTGTGGCACAAGGAAAACGGAAGATCTGCCCAGGCCTCGCAACCGGTCCGGGGGCGTCCCGGCGACCGCTGTCCGGGATGGCCCCTGCGGGTGATGCCCCGCGCTACTGTGCGAGCCGCATCCGGACCTCGCCGGCGTCCGATTCCGCCGACTCCGAGGCTTCCGCGGACCCGGATCGTGCGGGCGCGGCCTTCTCCGTACGCCAGCCCGCACCCGCGGTCCACACCTTGCCCGCGTACCCGATCTCGTCGATGCCGAGATCGGCGGCGCGGGCGACCGCCCAGTGCGCGAGCGACCAGCCCCGCCGCCCGGTGGCCGTGACGGCGGTCGTCGTGTCTCCCCCCGCCCCCGACGCGGTCGCGCCGGCCCCGTCCGAAGCGGCGTCCGTGGAGTCCGTGGAGTCCGTGGAGTCCTTGGCGTTCTTGGCGCTCTCGGCGTCGTCGGCGTCCGCCCCGTCCGACGCACGGACCGGCACCACGACCGTGCGCGTCGCCCCCGGCCCGGCGGCCTCGGGCGCCGGCAGGACGCCCGTGCCGAAGTCCCGTACCAACTCGGTGCGGAGCCGGTCCGGGTCGCCCGGTGCGGCAGCGGTCGCGGTGACCGGCGCCGCACAGTTCAGCGAGGCGGGAATCCCACCGGTCAGCGCGGAAGCCAGCAGTAGCGCGTCGGACTCGTGTTGCGCGTACGCCTCCGGGAAACCGCTGCGCTGCACGCGCTGCGCGGCCTCCGTCAGCGGCAGGTCCTCGTAACCGCTGATCTTCGCGAGGTGCTCGTAGAACTTCCCGGACGCGTACACCGGGTCCTGGATCTGCTCGC includes the following:
- a CDS encoding ribose-5-phosphate isomerase, with translation MTQNQTLAPLRIVIGCDDAGYAYKEALKADLEADPRVASVVDVGVKADEHTAYPHIGVAAARVVADGDADRALLFCGTGLGVAISANKVKGIRAVTAHDSFSVERAVLSNNAQVLTMGQRVIGLELARRLVREWVGYRFDEASPSGEKVAVLDAYDTAAPAGAEDGPAGC
- the dapC gene encoding succinyldiaminopimelate transaminase, with protein sequence MSAALSSRLPAFPWDSLAPHKATAAAHPDGIVDLSIGTPVDPVPEVIQQALAAAADSPGYPTVWGTEELRDALSGWVERRLGARDVTHHHVLPVVGSKELVAWLPTQLGLGPGDKVAFPALAYPTYEIGARLCGADAVAYDDPTTLDPAGLKLLWLNSPSNPTGRVLSAEELTRIVAWARAHDILVVSDECYLELGWEAEPVSVLHPDVCGGSFDGLVAVHSLSKRSNLAGYRAAFIAGDATVLGELLQIRKHGGMMTAAPVQAATVAALADDTHVAEQRARYADRRAALRTALESHGFRVEHSEASLYLWVTRDEPCWDTVAYLAGLGILVAPGEFYGPAGDRFVRVAFTATDERVAAAVKRLS
- a CDS encoding dihydroxyacetone kinase family protein — encoded protein: MTRLFDDPDRFSEDQLRGFAAVYPEHVTVVPGGVVRSRPQETGRVAVVVGGGSGHYPAFSGLVGEGLAAGAVVGNIFTSPSARQAESVARAADTGAGVLFSFGNYAGDRMNFGMAQARLRDAGIDTRTVMVTDDVASAPAERRHERRGIAGDFTVFKVAGAAAEEGLDLDGVEAAARHANDRTFSFGIAFDGCTMPGADTPLFTVPEGKMAIGLGIHGEPGVRDADMADAPTIARTLVERLLEERPEGAGPRVAAILNGLGATKYEELFLLWGHVSDALAEAGLTVVRPEVGELVTSLDMAACSLTLMWLDEDLERRWCASADAPGFRRMPLPKVPDAPRVHPGEQAKAPVVRGDAASRAAAADVLAALRALRTALHEAAEELGRIDAVAGDGDHGRGMTKGVDAAVRAAEEADEAQAGARSLLSAAADAWADQAGGTSGVLWGVALRALAQELGDTGRADGVRAAGGARAALDAVTSLGGAKPGDKTLVDALVPLVDTFTAGVARGADPRSAFAEAAAAATGAADATAALTPRLGRARPLAERSVGTPDAGALSLALCARTVAALLGGGTGATTG
- a CDS encoding sugar phosphate isomerase/epimerase, translated to MTHTAETWPIAAALLQFPNVGPDGVSTQEQTAEQWATSLRDVADAGFTEVDLTDGWLRPGDLAPARLEELRSTLVEVGLTAPAISAIRRSVIDPVDGDDNLAYSHRTIDAAAALGVPLVSVGLHRPLTPEQQSVLWFWTVPGPKDPVGDRETWNKAVTRLRELADHAASVGVELSLEMYEDTYLGTADSSVALLTDIDRSNVGLNPDLGNLIRMQRPIESWESMVTKTLPHANYWHVKSYYRVEDPATGTVLTSPAPMESGFVSYRQAIRIALAHGYTGAFCVEHYGGDGLSVAASNREYIRRILPRGTGA
- a CDS encoding transglutaminase-like domain-containing protein, whose amino-acid sequence is MDPVDDGADSEDFSAAGRRARFAEEARSERPDLALLCLLVGAEAMPEPPPGDPDPYGIDAAQIELDRLAGRLPHGLAGPREWADALGELLGGRYGFCGASPDYQRLDSSLLQQVLKRRRGLPILLSVVWMEVARRAGGPVHGVALPGHFVVGFGDPAEHVLADPFAGGVVLTGEDAELMVAGSTGVPLRESLPTPARPQAIVLRILNNVRAWAAARPERSDVALWAVELSLLLPSHPARLRYERAQLLVQRGDFLRGASEMEEYADVIGGIEPTAAESIRRAARAARARLN
- a CDS encoding GNAT family N-acetyltransferase; the protein is MEFTVGGRLEVRITQADVGKRVSVRRRCEDAAEGAGFTDTVGVLTSWDSGVLRITPKNGQGVHIAESTLVAGKVVPPAPARRPGPAATFAELTRVTARAWQPVESEALGDWLLRAAGGFTRRANSVLPLGDPGMPVADALAHARRWYAERGLPAYVQTGTGTADSQEALCATLEENGWRREVSAEVRIGALAPLGDKDSDVSRVLLDRTADARWLERYHRAGADSAPMLRVLSQGPSVWFATVPGDDPAGAPAAIGRCVVDGRWAGFGAIEVNPDYRRRGLATTVMTALARRALEEGASAAWLQVEEDNAGAIAMYDRMGFVTHHRYHHFRSA
- a CDS encoding ATP-binding protein, which translates into the protein MSLPLTRRIARAVLLLAAAAPVIGAAGAASAAGLPQTPDLGLSNLNSANLSSTLDGTAQQGAKTLNETGGKLVGTTVPVATKTVKQAGELVAPEAKEKAGKTTGETAEVLGGAANKATGGSLPVERIAGALPLGG
- the fdxA gene encoding ferredoxin, encoding MTYVIAQPCVDVKDKACIEECPVDCIYEGQRSLYIHPDECVDCGACEPVCPVEAIFYEDDTPEEWKDYYKANVEFFDDLGSPGGASKLGLIERDHAFVAALPPQNQ
- a CDS encoding gluconate:H+ symporter encodes the protein MTALTRPEILAAATEPWTGHDTRLIVMVALAIGVIVSLIAILDFHPFVALIGGSVVLGIGSGTELSKVVDSFSAGMGSTLGSTGALIALGAILGKLLADSGGVDRIVDTIGSRSGPRLLPWSMALIAAVIGLPMFFEVGLVLLVPIIVVMAKRTKTPLVLLAVPALAGLGTMHAFVPPHPGPLVAVSALNADVGTTLGLGLLAAIPTVILAGPLYGKFIARHVRSEAPAALIASLVKEAEQGREPGAERRLPSFAVSVGAVALPVVLMLAKSVADIAFPGDAWYNHLLDFLGTPLIAMFIAVLVAMVVFGFRLGRNRAEVRTTVTAGLPAVAGILLIVGAGGGFKQLIVDTGVADAIGKFAAEAHLPLLVLGWLLAVLIRLATGSATVATTAAAGIMAPLAAGVPPVEASLIALAVGAGSLFFSHVNDAGFWLAKEYFGMSVSQNIKTWSALSTIVAVMGLAMSLLLYAVFV